A genome region from Cervus elaphus chromosome 18, mCerEla1.1, whole genome shotgun sequence includes the following:
- the TRIL gene encoding TLR4 interactor with leucine rich repeats encodes MEAARAVRFLLVVCGCLALPPWAQPVCPERCDCQHPQHLLCTNRGLRAVPKTSSLPSPQDVLTYSLGGNFITNITAFDFHRLGQLRRLDLQYNQIRSLHPKTFEKLSRLEELYLGNNLLQAFAPGTLAPLRKLRILYANGNEIGRLSRGSFEGLESLVKLRLDGNALGALPDAVFAPLGNLLYLHLESNRIRFLGKNAFAQLGKLRFLNLSANELQPSLRHAATFAPLRSLSTLILSANSLQHLGPRVFQHLSRLGLLSLRGNQLTHLAPEAFWGLEALRELRLEGNRLSQLPVALLEPLHSLEALDLSGNELSALHPTVFGRLGRLRELSLRDNALSALSGDIFAASPALYRLDLDGNGWTCDCRLRGLKRWMGDWHSQGRLLTVFVQCRHPPALRGKYLDYLDDQQLQNGSCTDPASSVPPIADNKRRPLPTAPGEEVAPPAGALAEELLPQPQPQQRSRFLPGMAWDGAARELLGNRSALRLSRRGPGLQQPGSNAAAAAGTAPHPLDLLEKPERARPTPSDPGSAEPTPTATLSSAPAGDPWQRAAKQRLAAQQQESAAQSDGGVGLPPLVSDPCDFNKFILCNLTVEAVGADSASVRWAVREHRSPRPLGGARFRLLFDRFGQQPKFHRFVYLPERSDSATLRELRGDTPYLVCVEGVLGGRVCPVAPRDHCAGLVTLPEPGSQGGVDYQLLTLALLAVNALLVLLALAAWASRWLRRKLRARRKGGAPVHVRHMYSTRRPLRSMGTGVSADFSGFQSHRPRTTVCALSEADLIEFPCDRFMDSGAGGAGGSLRREDHLLQRFAD; translated from the coding sequence ATGGAGGCTGCCCGCGCCGTGCGCTTCCTGCTCGTGGTGTGCGGCTGCCTTGCGCTCCCGCCGTGGGCCCAGCCGGTGTGTCCGGAGCGCTGCGACTGCCAGCACCCCCAGCACCTCCTGTGCACCAACAGAGGGCTCCGCGCCGTGCCCAAGACCAGCTCGCTCCCGAGCCCACAAGACGTGCTCACCTACAGCCTCGGCGGCAACTTCATAACCAACATCACGGCCTTCGACTTCCACCGCCTCGGGCAGCTCAGACGGCTGGACCTGCAGTACAACCAGATCCGCTCGCTGCACCCCAAGACCTTCGAGAAGCTCTCGCGGTTGGAGGAGCTCTACCTGGGCAACAATCTCTTGCAGGCGTTCGCCCCGGGCACCCTGGCCCCGCTCCGCAAGCTGCGCATCCTCTACGCCAACGGCAACGAGATCGGTCGCCTCAGCCGCGGTTCCTTCGAGGGCCTGGAGAGCCTGGTCAAGCTGCGACTGGACGGGAACGCCCTGGGGGCGCTGCCGGACGCCGTCTTTGCCCCCTTGGGCAACTTGCTCTACCTACATCTGGAGTCCAACCGGATCCGCTTTCTGGGCAAGAACGCCTTCGCCCAACTGGGGAAGCTGCGCTTTCTCAACCTCTCTGCCAACGAGCTGCAGCCCTCCCTACGCCATGCGGCCACCTTCGCACCGCTGCGCTCCCTCTCCACCCTCATCCTCTCGGCCAACAGCCTGCAGCACCTCGGGCCGCGCGTCTTTCAGCACCTGTCGCGCCTCGGCCTACTCTCACTCAGGGGCAACCAGCTCACGCACCTCGCGCCTGAGGCTTTTTGGGGGTTAGAGGCCTTACGCGAGCTGCGCCTGGAGGGCAATCGGCTGAGCCAACTGCCGGTGGCACTGCTGGAACCTCTGCATAGCCTGGAGGCCCTGGACCTGAGCGGCAATGAGCTGTCCGCTCTGCACCCCACTGTCTTTGGCCGCCTGGGCCGGCTGCGCGAGCTCAGCTTGCGCGACAACGCGCTCAGCGCCCTCTCCGGGGACATCTTCGCGGCCAGCCCGGCCCTCTACCGGCTGGACCTAGACGGCAATGGCTGGACCTGTGACTGCCGGCTGCGGGGTCTGAAGCGCTGGATGGGCGACTGGCACTCACAGGGCCGCCTCCTCACCGTTTTCGTGCAGTGTCGCCACCCTCCGGCCCTGCGGGGCAAGTACCTGGATTACCTGGATGACCAGCAACTGCAGAACGGGTCTTGCACAGATCCCGCGTCCTCGGTTCCCCCGATTGCCGACAACAAGCGGCGGCCCCTACCCACAGCTCCAGGGGAGGAGGTGGCGCCCCCTGCAGGTGCCCTCGCGGAGGAGCTGCTGCCGCAGCCGCAGCCACAGCAGCGGAGTCGATTTCTGCCAGGGATGGCCTGGGATGGGGCGGCCAGGGAGCTTTTGGGTAACCGCAGCGCCCTAAGGCTGAGTCGGCGGGGCCCGGGCCTCCAGCAGCCAGGTTCCAACGCCGCTGCTGCCGCGGGCACGGCGCCACACCCGCTGGACCTCCTCGAGAAGCCTGAGCGGGCACGTCCGACTCCGTCGGATCCTGGCTCCGCGGAACCCACCCCGACGGCCACGCTCTCCTCTGCGCCAGCCGGCGACCCCTGGCAGCGCGCGGCGAAACAGCGCCTGGCGGCGCAGCAGCAGGAAAGCGCCGCCCAGTCCGACGGCGGGGTCGGCCTACCGCCTCTGGTATCCGACCCGTGTGACTTCAACAAGTTCATCCTGTGCAACCTGACGGTGGAGGCAGTGGGCGCCGACAGCGCCTCGGTACGCTGGGCTGTGCGCGAGCACCGCAGCCCCAGGCCGCTGGGCGGCGCGCGCTTCCGCCTGCTCTTCGACCGCTTTGGCCAGCAGCCCAAATTCCACCGCTTCGTCTACCTGCCCGAGCGCAGCGACTCGGCCACGCTGCGCGAGCTGCGCGGAGACACCCCCTACCTGGTGTGCGTGGAGGGCGTGCTCGGTGGTCGGGTCTGCCCGGTGGCTCCCCGCGACCACTGCGCGGGGCTGGTCACTCTGccggagcctgggagccagggcGGCGTTGACTACCAACTGCTGACCTTGGCCCTGCTGGCCGTCAACGCGCTGCTGGTGCTCCTGGCCTTGGCGGCCTGGGCGTCGCGCTGGCTGCGGAGGAAGCTGCGGGCCAGGCGGAAGGGCGGGGCGCCCGTCCACGTTCGCCACATGTACTCTACCCGACGCCCGCTGCGCTCCATGGGCACTGGCGTGTCCGCCGACTTCTCTGGCTTCCAGTCGCACCGGCCGCGCACCACCGTGTGCGCGCTCAGCGAAGCCGACCTCATCGAGTTCCCGTGCGACCGCTTCATGGACAGCGGGGCCGGCGGCGCAGGCGGCAGCCTCCGGCGGGAGGATCATCTCCTGCAGCGATTTGCCGACTAG